The Bacteroidales bacterium genome contains the following window.
GTGGTACCGACTATAGCGAACTGCAGGATGCTTCTCTGGGTATGAATACTTATGGCTCAGGCTGTCAGGTTTCTGCCGGCAACTCTATTGCCGACGACTTCGTAGTTACTGATAACTGGTCTATAGAATCATTTACATTCTTCGCTTATCAAACCGGATCAGGTAATACCTCTACATTAAATGATGTACGTGTTCAGATTTATGATGGCAACCCATCAGCAGGTGGCACCGTGATTTGGGGTAACCTTACAACCAACCTGATGACAAGTACAAGCTGGACCAACTCGTATCGCGTACTTGAATCAGCACCAGCCACAAACCGTCCGATCTTCGAGATCGTTGCAGGTACTAGTGGTTTAACACTATCTCCCGGCACCTATTGGGTTGAAATGCAAATGGGTGGCACAGCGGCTTCCGGCCCCTGGGCTCATCCGATCACAATTGTAGGACAAACCAATACCGGTAACTCCATCCAGAAAACTTCTACAGGATGGGCTCCGCTCGAAGATGTTGGCCCACAAGGTTTACCATTTATCATCACAGGCACCGGCACAGTAGCCCCATGGCTCACTGCCAGCCCTGTAAGTGGTACAATACCCGCTGGTGGATCGATTCCGATTAATGTTACCTTTAACTCCAACGAGTTAGAATTGGGTGTCTATAATGGTAGTGTTACTATCAGCAGCACCCAGCCCGATCTCGTAGTTCCTGTAACATTTAACGTTGAAGCTGGTGGCGTAGGCGAACCTCCAATTAACCTCGCTGGCGAGATCGTCGACTTTGTGAATGTTGATCTTACATGGGATGCTCCAGGCGGTGGATTTGACCCCGAATGGATTACCTATTCCAATGAGGTCATCGGTAACTCTATTGGTACCGGCGGCGCTATCGATTTTGACGTGGCAGGACGTTGGACACCCGACATGCTTGGCGAGTTCGAAGGCGGAATGGTCACTAAGATTAACTTTGTTCCCGGAGAACCCGGAAACGTAAGCACCTATGAAGTGAAGGTATGGCAGGGTGGAAACAACAACCCCACACTGAAATACTCTCAGGCAGTAACCAATATCGTGGAAGATGAGTGGAACACAGTAGTTCTTACTACACCTGTTGCTATTGATATCACCAAGGAACTCTGGATAGGTTTCGGCGTCAACACTACTGGTGGTCACCCCGCCGGATGCGACGGTGGTCCTCAGACAGAAGGCTTTGGCAACATGATGTTCTGGAGCGGTGCCTGGACAACCCTCTCACAGCTTGGAGCAGGTCTTGACTACGACTGGTGTGTTAAAGGCTATGTAGAAGGTGGAATGGCAGTTGAAGGATACAAAGTTTACCGCAAAACGGAATCAGGTAACTTTGGTCTGATTGGTACTACTGGTGCTAACACACTCAACTACTATGACGAGAGCCTGGATTATGGTAAATATTTTTATCATGTTACAGCGCAATATGCTGATGGCGAATCGGGTCCAAGTAATCAGATTGTGTTGGATATCACCTCTATCAGCGATCCTTCGGGAGCCACAAGCACAATGCAGGTTTATCCGAATCCGACCAACGATTATTTCACCATCAAATCTGAAGTTGAACTTCAGTCGGTGATCATGGTTAATTACAACGGACAAGTGGTTATGAACCGCAAGGCTACTGGTAACGAGATGATCATTAATGCCAAACAATTTGCAAAAGGTGTTTACACCCTGCAGATCGAAAGCAAAGATGGCCGCTCAATACACAAAGTGGTCATCCAATAATCCTTAATTGGAATACATTTAGAAAAGGGAATCCGAAAGGGTTCCCTTTTTTTTTGTTCTTTTCTAATCACCACTGTCCGGTTAGAAACAATAGATTCTTCGCTGTGCTAATAATGACAAAGAGTAATGTAGAATGGAATATCGAATACCGAATTTTGAAGTAAAGCCCTGGGAATGTCCAATCTGAAAACTTCGAATAATCCTTTATTTTAAAACTCAATGACCAAACCTGTTACGGGGATTTGGAGTTTGTTTTTTGTCATGCAACTATCGACTTTATAAACGGACACTAAATAGTTACCTTTCCAAAACAGCTTTCTTAGTTTCGGTGGATCTGCATCATTAGCGTTTGTTGCTGTAAATCATTAATTTTGCCAACTTTTAAAAATGTATACGATCAGGATTTGATAGCTATTAACAACATAACGGTTCACTTTACCGGAGAGGATCTTTTTACCGACGTCACTTTTCTTATCAACGATCGCGACAGAATAGGGCTGGTGGGAAAAAATGGCAGTGGTAAAACCACGCTGCTGAATGTGATTGCCGGTGAGATGGAGCCAGGGTCAGGGAGCATCGCCTCACCGTCGGGGCAAAGTCTCGGCTATCTGAAGCAGGAGATGAGCATCGAAAGTAAATTGACGGTGATGGAAGAAGCACAACAAGCTTTCAAAGAACATCTGGCAGTGGAGCGACAGCTGCAAAATCTCACCCGGCAAATCGCCGAACGTACCGACTATCACAGCGAATCATATCTGGCGCTGGTTACACAACTCAACGATGCCAACGATCGCTTTGCTATTTTGGGTGGCCATACCATGGATCAGAATAGCGAGAAGATACTCCTGGGGCTTGGTTTTGAACGAAGCGACTTTCAGCGTCCACTTTCTGAATTTAGCAGCGGATGGCAAATGCGCGTGGAGCTGGGCAAGATACTCCTGCGCAAGCCCGACATTCTCTTGCTCGACGAGCCTACCAACCACCTAGACATTGAGTCGATTCAATGGCTCGAAGATTTCCTGATCAACTATCCGGGGGCGGTGCTGCTGGTGTCGCACGACCGGGCTTTTCTCGACAACGTTACAAATCGTACTGTAGAGCTTTCGCTGGGGCGCAGCTACGACTACAAAGCATCTTATTCCGATTTTGAAGCACTGCAGGAACAGCGGCTGGCCAAAGAGCAGGCGAGTTTCAACAACCAGCAGCAGCAGATAGCCCAGATCGAGCGCTTTATTGACCGATTTCGTTATAAAAATACAAAAGCACGGCAGGTTCAATCCAAGATGAAAATGCTAGATAAGATGGATAAGGTGGAGTTGAGTGAAACCGATAAGGGCACGATCAACTTCCGCTTTCCGCCGTCTCCACATTCCGGCAGGGTTACGGTGCGCGGCGAAAAACTCAGCAAGAGTTATGGCAGCCATCTGGTGCTGCACAATCTTGAATTTTCGATAGCCCGTGGCGAAAAGATAGCTTTTGTAGGCCGCAATGGCGAGGGGAAATCTACACTATCCAAAATGATCGTCGGGCAGTTACTTTACGAAGGAACTCTGGAGCTGGGGCATCTGGTAAAGATTGGCTATTACGCTCAAAACCAGCACGAGATGCTCGACATGGGAAAGACGGTTTTTGAGACCATCGACGATGTGGCTGCCGGCGACTGGCGCCCGCGCGTGAAAGGCCTGCTGGGAAGTTTTCTGTTTCGTGGCGAAGATCTCGACAAAAAAGTAAAAGTGCTATCAGGCGGTGAAAAGTCACGCCTTTCGCTGGCACGCATGCTCCTCAATCCCGTGAATTTCCTGGTGCTCGATGAGCCTACCAACCACCTCGATATGCGCTCCAAAGATATTCTCAAAAGTGCTTTGCTGCAATTTGACGGAACGCTGATCATCGTATCGCACGACCGTGACTTTCTTTCCGGTCTTACCGAAAAAGTTTTTGAGTTTCGCAATCGTGGCATTCGTCAGTTTATCGGGGATGTACATGAATTTCTCGAAACGCGTCGGATGGAGCATTTAGATGAGATGGGTGCAATCAAATCATCTGCTGCTTCGCGGCAGCCGGATGCGCCTTCACAAAACAAAATAGACTACGAACGACGCAAGGAGGCAGAGCGCGAGCAACGGAAATTGGTTTCACGAATCGAAAAAAGTGAAGCAGCCATCCATAAACTCGAAAAAGATATCGCCCGCATAGATCAGATACTTTCTAATCCCGACCCCAGTAACAAAAAAATTCAGTCAGGAGAAATTTATCAGGAATACAATTCGCTAAAGCAGCAGCACGAAAAAGAAATGCAGGAGTGGGAGAGGCTGCACAACGAACTGGAAGAGATGGAAGCCGGAATATAGATTTTAAATCAGGAGTCGCGGGTTGCGGGATGCGGGATGCGAGTTACAGGTTGCGGGTTGCGAATGACCATTGACGAATTACGATTAACAATTAACGATTAACGATGGGAAAAGAAGCAACGCAAAGAAATAAGCAGATTGCTTCTCCGCCAGCCGGCGGATCGCAATGAACCATTCACCATTAACGGATAACGATTAACGATCAACAATCTTCGATTAACAATTTTTCCCAGAGGCAAATAAAAAAAAGGCAGCAGTCTTGTAAGCGGGATTCTGTGACCGGCTTTTGCAAGCCGGCTTCTGTCATTTATCTGGGCTGCATCTCACGATACAGCTCTAACGGCCTACCCCTTACGGTATCCTCAGGTCCCTGCCGCCGTGATTGCTGTCGGGCCGCAGGGTGGATTTCGACGAGCCGTCGTCTCCTGGCTACAGCCAGGAACCGTAATATACATGGCCTTTCAACCCATAAGGTTTACCCCGGCGCCGTGTCGCCACTGCGCCGCGTGAGCTCTTACCTCACGTTTTCACCCTTACCCCGTAGTTACGGGGCGGTAATTTTCTGTGGTACTTGCTGTACCCGCCTTGCGGCGAGTCCTTCCTGTTAGGAAGTATGGTGCCCTGTGTTGTCCCGACTTTCCTCACCGGCCTAAGCCGGCGCGACAGAACAGACTGCTGCCGGGTGCAAAATTAAGCCTTTTAATTTTATCTCGCCACGCGTAAAATCTTAATGATAATCCGGCGTTCGACAAAATGATTTTTTTGAACTTCGCAAGAATGCGTATTAGATCGAAATAAACGCTCCCGGAGAAAATATTACTTTTGTAAATTCTTAATTATTAAAACAATGAATACTATTTTGCTATACATGCCCAGTGGGTACGAACTTATTGTGATTCTGCTGGTAGTGGTGCTGCTTTTTGGGGGCAAAAAAATTCCAGAGCTCATGCGTGGCGTGGGCAAAGGCGTAAAAGAATTTAAAAATGGTATGTCGGGTGCCGACGAAATCAAACGCGAAATGGATCATTCGGCTACGGAGATAAGTGCCGGCATCAACAAACAAACAACCCAAACCGATAACCCCGACAGCCACAATACCGTAAAAAAATAAACTCTGTTGCCCGAACTACCCGGCGTGCTCCTTTGATGGCTGTCGGTTGATGATACCCACACCATGAAAGACCTTACGCAAGGAAAAGAAGGAAAGCTGATTGTGCAATTTGCCATGCCCATGGTGCTTGGCAATATGTTTCAACAGCTCTACAATGTGGTCGACAGCATCATCATTGGTAACTTCCTGGGCAAGGAAGCGCTGGCTGCTGTTGGGGCTGCATTTCCGATCATTTTTTTGCTCGTTTCGCTGGTGGCTGGTATTGGTTCGGGGTTTACAATTATCGTTTCGCAATATTTTGGTGCGCGCGATGTGGAAAAGGTAAAGCGCACCATCGATACCACCTACATTCTTTTATTTTTCGCATCTCTCGTTGTCACTTTTATCGGAATTTCTTTTGCCACGCCCATCTTTCGTCTTACTGATCTGCCGCTCGATGTGCTGCCACAGGCGCGCAGCTATCTTACCGTTTATCTTACCGGCACGGTGTTCTCCTTTGGATTTAGTGGAACCAGCTCCATACTACGCGGTATGGGCGACTCGAAGACACCGCTTTATTTTCTGATTATTGCCACCCTTACCAATGTGGTGCTCGACTTGCTTTTTATTGTGGTTTTTAAATGGGGTGTCGAAGGAGCTGCTTTTGCTACAGTGATTTCTCAAGCGGGAGCTTTCATTACTGCAGCGCTCTACCTCAATCGCCGTCATGAAGTTGTAAATCTCAGCTTTCGCAAATACGTATTCGATCGCGATATTTTCAGAAATAGTATCCGCATTGGTTTGCCATCGGGTTTGCAACAAACTTTTGTAGCGGCCGGCATGATAGCACTTTATGGCATCGTCAATCAGTTTGGAACTGCCACGATCGCAGCCTACAGTGTGGCCACGCGTATCGATAGCTTCGCCTCTTTGCTGGCGATGAATTTTGGCTCAGCTTTGTCAGCCTTCGTGGGGCAAAACCTCGGAGCACAGAAACCTGAGCGGGTGCGCGCAGGCCTCAAAGCTACCTGGATCATTACCTCGGGCATCTCTGTCTTTATAAGTATAATGGTGGCTTTCTTTGGTAAGAATCTGATGGCTATTTTTACTCCCGACGAATCAGTGATCGTCATTGGCAACAGCTATCTGGTTATCGTCAGCTCTTTTTATATCATATTTTCATCGTTATTTGTTGTCAATGCTGTGATGCGTGGTTCCGGCGACACACTCATCCCGATGTTTACTACCCTTATTGCCTTGTGGGTGGTACGTGTTCCGGCTTCCTATTTCCTGGCCGAACGCATCGGTGTTACGGGCATCTGGTGGGCTATACCGCTGGGGTGGGGCACAGGATTGATCCTCGCTTTTTCGTATTATCTCACCGGGCGCTGGAAAACCAAAAGTGTGATCCGGCCGAAGAAATAATCGGTTCTGTATTAATTTATAGAAACGTTAAACCGAAATAAAGGAAAGTTGAATTAGCTCACCAATTGCTGAGGTCTGTAGCAAATAATCCATAGCATGAAATTTACGCTGGTGCAGGAGTCAAAGATCTTTATCCACTATGAGTCTAGCTTCAGCACTGCCAGAAACGCCGATTGTGGAACCTCTACGTTACCAACCTGGCGCATGCGTTTTTTGCCTTTCTTTTGTTTTTCGAGAAGTTTTCGCTTTCGCGAAATGTCGCCGCCATAGCATTTGGCTGTTACGTCTTTGCGCAAGGCTTTCACGGTTTCGCGTGCTATAACTTTGGCGCCGATGGCCGCCTGAATGGCTACGTCGAATTGCTGACGTGGGATAAGTTCGCGCAGCTTTTCGCACATGCGACGCCCGAAGTTGTAGGCATTGTCATGATGGATCAGCGTAGAGAGTGCATCCACCGGCTCGCCATTGAGCAAAATATCTAACCTTACCAGTTTGGCTGCCTGATAGCCCGTGATGTGATAATCGAATGAAGCGTAACCACGAGAAATGCTTTTTAGCTTATCGTAAAAATCAAAAACAATCTCGGCCAGAGGCAGCATAAAGGAAACCTCCACACGATCGCTGGTGAGGTACACCTGATTTTGCAGTTCTCCGCGCCGGTCGATGCACAAGCTCATAATAGCGCCTACATATTCTGATTTGGAAATGATATGCGCCTGGATCATCGGCTCTTCCACGTGTTCCAAAACATTGGGGCCGGGCATGCCTGAGGGATTGTGCACGTCGATTACTTCACCTTTGGTGGTGTAGGCTTTATAGTTTACGTTGGGAACCGTAGTAATTACGTCCATATCAAACTCGCGGTCCAGTCGCTCCTGCACAATCTCCATGTGCAGCAGTCCGAGAAATCCGCAGCGGAAGCCAAACCCCAGCGCCGCCGACGATTCGGGTTCATAGCTGAGGGAAGCATCGTTGAGTTGCAGTTTCTCCATCGAGTTGCGCAGCTCTTCGTAGTCGTCGGCATCTAC
Protein-coding sequences here:
- a CDS encoding MATE family efflux transporter, yielding MKDLTQGKEGKLIVQFAMPMVLGNMFQQLYNVVDSIIIGNFLGKEALAAVGAAFPIIFLLVSLVAGIGSGFTIIVSQYFGARDVEKVKRTIDTTYILLFFASLVVTFIGISFATPIFRLTDLPLDVLPQARSYLTVYLTGTVFSFGFSGTSSILRGMGDSKTPLYFLIIATLTNVVLDLLFIVVFKWGVEGAAFATVISQAGAFITAALYLNRRHEVVNLSFRKYVFDRDIFRNSIRIGLPSGLQQTFVAAGMIALYGIVNQFGTATIAAYSVATRIDSFASLLAMNFGSALSAFVGQNLGAQKPERVRAGLKATWIITSGISVFISIMVAFFGKNLMAIFTPDESVIVIGNSYLVIVSSFYIIFSSLFVVNAVMRGSGDTLIPMFTTLIALWVVRVPASYFLAERIGVTGIWWAIPLGWGTGLILAFSYYLTGRWKTKSVIRPKK
- a CDS encoding GEVED domain-containing protein, which translates into the protein ANVLCGAINNSSGWQGGVADFTAIFTEINAGESEPITVTNGNAWASDLVTCWVDWDMSYTFDEGDEKFVLTSNGGGANFTGNIAVPAGTPNGDYRMRIRMSYSTAPTPCGAMNYGEVEDYTIKVGGGTTTAWLSVDEANLSFTLAANEVKVVPVHFNSQDLTNGTYTGAVNVASNDVNNPLVVVSSTLVVGGTTGELVVNPTSLTETHIVPPAQTTTQVLNLTNNTGAPVSWTLAIDAGTDAGALNLVPEVSTETPVYNGQIQVESQPGVTPGEMVEGPAYTNYAIYNGTRGELYNNGGFVTAPGVGPGGTDYSELQDASLGMNTYGSGCQVSAGNSIADDFVVTDNWSIESFTFFAYQTGSGNTSTLNDVRVQIYDGNPSAGGTVIWGNLTTNLMTSTSWTNSYRVLESAPATNRPIFEIVAGTSGLTLSPGTYWVEMQMGGTAASGPWAHPITIVGQTNTGNSIQKTSTGWAPLEDVGPQGLPFIITGTGTVAPWLTASPVSGTIPAGGSIPINVTFNSNELELGVYNGSVTISSTQPDLVVPVTFNVEAGGVGEPPINLAGEIVDFVNVDLTWDAPGGGFDPEWITYSNEVIGNSIGTGGAIDFDVAGRWTPDMLGEFEGGMVTKINFVPGEPGNVSTYEVKVWQGGNNNPTLKYSQAVTNIVEDEWNTVVLTTPVAIDITKELWIGFGVNTTGGHPAGCDGGPQTEGFGNMMFWSGAWTTLSQLGAGLDYDWCVKGYVEGGMAVEGYKVYRKTESGNFGLIGTTGANTLNYYDESLDYGKYFYHVTAQYADGESGPSNQIVLDITSISDPSGATSTMQVYPNPTNDYFTIKSEVELQSVIMVNYNGQVVMNRKATGNEMIINAKQFAKGVYTLQIESKDGRSIHKVVIQ
- a CDS encoding ABC-F family ATP-binding cassette domain-containing protein codes for the protein MPTFKNVYDQDLIAINNITVHFTGEDLFTDVTFLINDRDRIGLVGKNGSGKTTLLNVIAGEMEPGSGSIASPSGQSLGYLKQEMSIESKLTVMEEAQQAFKEHLAVERQLQNLTRQIAERTDYHSESYLALVTQLNDANDRFAILGGHTMDQNSEKILLGLGFERSDFQRPLSEFSSGWQMRVELGKILLRKPDILLLDEPTNHLDIESIQWLEDFLINYPGAVLLVSHDRAFLDNVTNRTVELSLGRSYDYKASYSDFEALQEQRLAKEQASFNNQQQQIAQIERFIDRFRYKNTKARQVQSKMKMLDKMDKVELSETDKGTINFRFPPSPHSGRVTVRGEKLSKSYGSHLVLHNLEFSIARGEKIAFVGRNGEGKSTLSKMIVGQLLYEGTLELGHLVKIGYYAQNQHEMLDMGKTVFETIDDVAAGDWRPRVKGLLGSFLFRGEDLDKKVKVLSGGEKSRLSLARMLLNPVNFLVLDEPTNHLDMRSKDILKSALLQFDGTLIIVSHDRDFLSGLTEKVFEFRNRGIRQFIGDVHEFLETRRMEHLDEMGAIKSSAASRQPDAPSQNKIDYERRKEAEREQRKLVSRIEKSEAAIHKLEKDIARIDQILSNPDPSNKKIQSGEIYQEYNSLKQQHEKEMQEWERLHNELEEMEAGI
- a CDS encoding twin-arginine translocase TatA/TatE family subunit; its protein translation is MNTILLYMPSGYELIVILLVVVLLFGGKKIPELMRGVGKGVKEFKNGMSGADEIKREMDHSATEISAGINKQTTQTDNPDSHNTVKK